A genomic window from Pseudoalteromonas piratica includes:
- the rph gene encoding ribonuclease PH, translated as MRPSERTPNQIRPVSFTRNYTMHAEGSVLVEFGNTKVLCTATVEAGVPRFMKGQGKGWITAEYGMLPRSTHSRCGREAAKGKQGGRTMEIQRLIARSLRAAVDLAALGENTITIDCDVIQADGGTRTASISGACVALVDALTYMRTKGMINANPLKHMIAAISVGIYNGEAVTDLEYLEDSEAETDMNVIMTETGKFIEVQGTAEGEPFSYDELTDLLELAKHSIREIIDLQKQALA; from the coding sequence ATGCGTCCTAGTGAACGAACGCCCAACCAAATTCGCCCAGTTTCTTTTACTCGTAATTATACAATGCATGCTGAAGGTTCAGTATTAGTTGAGTTCGGCAATACCAAGGTATTGTGTACTGCAACAGTTGAAGCAGGCGTGCCGCGCTTTATGAAAGGGCAAGGTAAAGGTTGGATTACTGCCGAATACGGTATGTTACCGCGTTCTACACATAGCCGTTGTGGTCGTGAAGCTGCAAAAGGTAAGCAAGGTGGTCGCACTATGGAAATCCAACGCCTGATTGCACGCTCGTTACGTGCAGCTGTTGACTTGGCAGCACTTGGTGAAAATACAATCACAATTGACTGCGATGTTATCCAAGCTGATGGTGGTACGCGCACAGCTTCAATTAGTGGTGCATGTGTCGCATTAGTAGATGCGCTTACTTACATGCGTACCAAAGGTATGATTAACGCTAATCCTCTTAAGCATATGATTGCGGCAATCTCGGTAGGTATTTATAACGGCGAAGCGGTAACGGATCTTGAATATCTTGAAGATTCAGAAGCTGAAACGGATATGAATGTGATTATGACTGAAACAGGTAAGTTTATTGAAGTGCAAGGTACAGCAGAAGGCGAACCGTTCTCTTACGACGAATTAACTGACTTACTTGAATTAGCTAAGCATTCAATTCGCGAAATTATTGACCTTCAAAAACAAGCATTGGCGTAA